Proteins encoded together in one Macadamia integrifolia cultivar HAES 741 chromosome 8, SCU_Mint_v3, whole genome shotgun sequence window:
- the LOC122086916 gene encoding isoflavone reductase homolog, with the protein MALKSKVLVVGGTGYLGKRIVKASLAQGHPTYVLQRPEIGLDIDKLKMLMSFKELGAHLIEASFSEHRSLVDAVKQVDVVICAISGVHFRSHNILYQLKLIDAIKEAGNVKLWLSS; encoded by the coding sequence ATGGCTCTAAAAAGCAAGGTCCTTGTAGTTGGTGGAACTGGGTACCTAGGCAAGAGGATTGTTAAGGCAAGTTTAGCACAAGGTCACCCCACCTATGTCCTTCAACGCCCGGAGATCGGCTTAGACATTGACAAACTTAAGATGCTCATGTCATTCAAGGAGCTCGGAGCCCATCTTATCGAAGCCTCTTTTTCCGAACACCGGAGCCTCGTTGATGCCGTGAAACAAGTTGATGTTGTTATATGTGCCATCTCCGGTGTTCATTTTAGAAGTCATAATATTCTTTACCAACTAAAGCTTATTGATGCGATCAAAGAAGCTGGAAATGTCAAGTTATGGTTATCATCATAA